In the Streptomyces formicae genome, one interval contains:
- a CDS encoding DUF4157 domain-containing protein yields the protein MEARQRSGDEPKADRPTRSTQAKPPTGLLALQRSAGNAAVTAFLRRAGMAAPPDEPQVQRMAVHDVLRAPGRPMDPALRDEMEQRFDGSHFDSVRFHTGTEAAKSAAELGAQAYTAGTHIVFNEGVERDKHVVAHELAHAQENMRGSSFKAVPYGDGVNVSEVDGASEIAAEATARRVMGPSRPSAHTQGHDGADSPPHGTGTSVARAAAPSVQRALSVGDTDFTAIYKRDTENLSDKHKQRVLHAMVNQVNVGFNQARASAEFTPEEVREFAGERERIQYQLAKAIVSPVGEIGMHPVLNKWVGSNKDFGAKNHDIRVNDYAELARNLMGWVYAKGNRHKEKVNAQAMHGDENLHVHLDVLLRRLYDFMKDVVPQNKMMDERNVELMEKELVRGVAHIKSQPYMKNGKHDPEKAGKPVGSYLAHFDGKFRKDVRGTRLDARIIERGGLLEVMKQPHKYGLREKMISLHDLSEYFGPSLHTPPTQGKNAFEDIRGQEKMSTVGWDRRGNRLTADDRGQNPQFHDDGSRKRDKNNKPVTHPSTRNENSETTKLARGKRAPVWAGQSYTAGRMFKMAKESGASTEEITAVAWGIFAFWRTDFDHTTEFAYHTLHEVMDIAQNFGVHYDMDDSYGSYRALDIERVAAGMSTLAGQIDALYHDAADRAEWMKAQIDARGMATDRDEEILANFRYVRKNSGALGNKLKMIADSLRIWSSLNSKDQARTLRTCIDDGPGWQREVTSLQSLLARASRR from the coding sequence ATGGAGGCACGCCAGAGATCCGGTGATGAGCCGAAGGCGGACAGGCCGACCCGGTCGACGCAGGCGAAACCACCGACAGGTCTGCTCGCCTTGCAGCGCAGCGCCGGCAACGCCGCGGTGACCGCCTTCCTGCGGCGTGCCGGGATGGCGGCGCCGCCCGACGAGCCCCAGGTCCAGCGCATGGCCGTGCACGACGTGCTGCGTGCGCCGGGCCGACCGATGGATCCCGCGCTGCGCGACGAGATGGAACAGCGCTTCGACGGCTCCCACTTCGACTCCGTGCGTTTCCACACCGGAACGGAGGCCGCCAAGTCGGCGGCCGAGCTGGGGGCACAGGCGTACACGGCGGGTACGCACATCGTTTTCAACGAGGGGGTCGAGCGCGACAAGCACGTGGTCGCGCATGAACTCGCGCACGCCCAGGAGAACATGAGGGGTTCTTCGTTCAAGGCCGTCCCCTACGGCGACGGGGTGAACGTCTCCGAGGTGGACGGCGCGTCGGAGATCGCGGCAGAGGCGACCGCGCGGCGCGTCATGGGCCCTTCGCGCCCCTCTGCCCACACGCAGGGCCATGATGGGGCCGATTCGCCTCCGCACGGCACGGGCACGAGCGTTGCCCGCGCGGCGGCGCCGAGCGTCCAGCGGGCCCTGTCGGTCGGAGACACGGACTTCACCGCCATCTACAAGCGCGACACCGAGAACCTCTCGGACAAACACAAGCAGCGGGTTCTCCACGCGATGGTGAACCAGGTGAACGTGGGCTTCAACCAGGCCCGCGCGAGCGCGGAGTTCACGCCGGAAGAGGTGCGGGAGTTCGCCGGCGAACGCGAGCGGATCCAGTACCAGCTGGCCAAGGCCATCGTCTCGCCCGTCGGAGAGATCGGCATGCACCCGGTCCTCAACAAGTGGGTGGGCAGCAACAAGGACTTCGGTGCGAAGAACCACGACATCCGGGTCAACGACTACGCCGAGCTCGCACGCAACCTGATGGGATGGGTGTACGCCAAGGGGAACAGACACAAGGAAAAGGTCAATGCCCAGGCCATGCACGGGGACGAGAACCTGCACGTGCACCTCGACGTGCTCCTTCGGCGCCTGTACGACTTCATGAAGGATGTCGTTCCGCAGAACAAGATGATGGACGAGCGCAACGTCGAGTTGATGGAGAAGGAACTGGTGCGGGGCGTCGCCCACATAAAGTCGCAGCCGTACATGAAGAACGGCAAACACGACCCCGAGAAGGCGGGCAAGCCCGTCGGATCGTACCTCGCGCACTTCGACGGAAAGTTCCGAAAAGACGTACGCGGAACGCGCCTGGACGCTCGCATCATCGAACGCGGTGGTCTGCTCGAAGTCATGAAGCAGCCTCACAAGTACGGGCTCAGGGAGAAGATGATCTCCCTGCACGACCTGTCCGAGTACTTCGGCCCGTCCCTGCACACACCCCCGACGCAGGGCAAGAACGCGTTCGAAGACATCCGGGGGCAGGAGAAGATGAGCACCGTCGGCTGGGACCGGCGAGGCAATCGGCTCACTGCCGACGACCGCGGCCAGAACCCCCAGTTCCATGACGACGGCAGTCGCAAGCGGGACAAGAACAACAAGCCGGTGACGCACCCGTCGACGCGGAACGAGAACTCCGAGACGACCAAGCTCGCGCGTGGGAAACGGGCCCCGGTCTGGGCAGGGCAGTCGTACACGGCCGGCAGGATGTTCAAGATGGCCAAGGAGAGCGGAGCGTCCACCGAGGAGATTACGGCCGTGGCGTGGGGGATATTCGCGTTCTGGCGAACGGACTTCGATCACACGACGGAATTCGCCTACCACACGCTGCATGAAGTGATGGACATCGCGCAGAACTTCGGCGTCCACTACGACATGGACGACTCCTACGGTTCCTACCGCGCGCTGGACATCGAGAGAGTCGCCGCCGGGATGTCGACACTGGCCGGGCAGATAGACGCCCTGTACCACGATGCCGCCGACCGTGCCGAATGGATGAAGGCGCAGATCGACGCGCGGGGCATGGCCACGGACCGGGACGAGGAGATCCTTGCGAACTTCAGGTACGTCCGCAAGAACTCCGGTGCTCTGGGGAACAAGCTCAAGATGATCGCCGACTCGCTGAGAATATGGAGTTCCCTCAACTCCAAGGACCAGGCCAGGACTCTTCGCACCTGTATCGACGACGGTCCGGGCTGGCAGCGTGAGGTCACGAGCCTGCAGTCCCTCCTCGCGAGGGCGAGCCGTCGTTGA
- a CDS encoding SMP-30/gluconolactonase/LRE family protein: MTRPPYSRASRGAPRPLVVRRRIPVGRGPEHVTSDGRGRLLTGVEDGRVLRVDPARPHAGETVARTGGRPLGLTTQTDGRVLICDAERGLLRLSPDTGFLEVLADRVGGEPLRVCSNVAVGGDDTAYFTSSSSRYPLSRWRSDLVEHTASGRVLRLTPGGSPEVLAGGLEFANGIVLAPDASHLVVAETGARRLMRLWLTGANAGRLEVFLDDLPGYPDNLTQGPSGDLWVALAAPANPAVEALRGAPTWLRRTMATAAHAVRSRPPRVARVLSLTPEGHVRHDLRRSGRGCRMMTSVMETRGELVLGSLMERHLTVCESPLTSVGPSPTESG, translated from the coding sequence GTGACACGGCCTCCGTACTCACGGGCCTCCCGTGGCGCACCGCGCCCGCTGGTCGTACGTCGCCGGATCCCCGTGGGCCGAGGGCCGGAGCACGTCACGTCGGACGGCCGCGGCCGACTCCTGACCGGGGTCGAGGACGGCCGCGTTCTGCGCGTGGATCCGGCGCGACCGCACGCTGGGGAAACGGTGGCGCGCACCGGCGGCCGACCGCTCGGGTTGACCACGCAGACCGACGGCCGCGTCCTGATCTGTGACGCGGAGCGGGGTCTGCTGCGGCTGTCTCCCGACACCGGGTTCCTGGAGGTGCTGGCCGACCGGGTCGGCGGAGAGCCGTTGCGGGTGTGCAGCAACGTGGCGGTGGGCGGGGACGACACCGCGTACTTCACCTCGTCGAGCAGCCGTTACCCGCTGTCCCGGTGGCGCAGCGATCTGGTGGAGCACACCGCGTCCGGACGCGTCCTTCGCCTGACTCCCGGCGGCAGCCCCGAAGTGCTGGCGGGGGGACTCGAGTTCGCCAACGGAATCGTTCTCGCCCCGGACGCCTCGCATCTCGTCGTCGCCGAGACGGGGGCTCGCCGTCTGATGCGTCTGTGGCTCACCGGCGCGAACGCCGGACGCCTCGAGGTGTTCCTCGACGACCTGCCCGGCTATCCCGACAACCTGACGCAAGGGCCCTCGGGCGACCTGTGGGTGGCTCTCGCGGCGCCCGCCAATCCGGCGGTGGAGGCGCTGCGCGGGGCGCCGACCTGGCTGCGGCGGACGATGGCGACCGCGGCACACGCGGTGCGATCGCGCCCGCCCCGGGTGGCCCGCGTGCTGAGCCTGACTCCTGAGGGGCACGTCCGCCACGACCTGCGCCGCAGCGGGAGGGGCTGCCGCATGATGACCAGTGTGATGGAGACGCGGGGAGAGCTCGTCCTCGGCAGTCTCATGGAACGCCATCTCACGGTGTGCGAAAGCCCGTTGACGTCCGTGGGCCCCTCCCCCACCGAATCCGGGTGA
- a CDS encoding diguanylate cyclase, translating to MALRTLSRSWRHWRRGADLSVPLHATDTEDTNRRFLLYGVLPLWVVPAVADWIMHRRTHIETTSGAKESAVHALMMTEAGIPVAMGLLARINPLVLTVMGGAALAHSATALWDVTLATGEREVRPVEQHIHSFLEVLPLTAMAFTACLHSEEVRATLRGGRGADDWRLLPKKRPLPAGYLAALAAVIGAGVALPYAEEMRRCLRARPAAA from the coding sequence ATGGCTCTGCGCACGCTCTCCCGCTCGTGGCGTCACTGGCGCCGCGGCGCCGATCTGAGCGTCCCGCTGCACGCCACCGACACCGAGGACACCAATCGCCGGTTTCTGCTCTACGGAGTCCTGCCCCTGTGGGTGGTGCCCGCTGTGGCCGACTGGATCATGCACCGCAGGACCCACATCGAGACGACGAGCGGGGCCAAGGAGTCCGCCGTGCACGCCCTGATGATGACGGAGGCGGGCATCCCGGTCGCCATGGGCTTGCTCGCCCGGATCAACCCGCTCGTCCTCACCGTCATGGGCGGCGCGGCCCTCGCCCATTCGGCCACGGCCCTGTGGGACGTCACCCTCGCCACCGGGGAGCGCGAGGTGCGCCCCGTCGAACAGCACATCCACAGCTTCCTGGAGGTGCTGCCCCTGACCGCGATGGCGTTCACCGCGTGCCTGCATTCCGAGGAAGTGCGTGCGACTCTGCGCGGTGGCCGCGGGGCTGACGACTGGCGCCTGCTCCCCAAGAAGCGCCCGCTGCCCGCCGGATACCTCGCCGCTCTGGCAGCGGTGATCGGTGCCGGTGTGGCCCTGCCCTATGCGGAGGAAATGCGTCGCTGCCTGCGTGCTCGGCCGGCTGCCGCGTGA
- a CDS encoding plasmid stabilization protein produces MPQGSNAKRERQYEHIKESAEKRGTSKSRAKEIAARTVNKERARSGESKTASKTSTKDKKSASQRGGERSHSGAQGPTKDQLYAEAKKRGINGRSSMNKQELAKALGR; encoded by the coding sequence ATGCCGCAGGGGTCCAACGCGAAGCGCGAGCGACAGTACGAGCACATCAAGGAGAGCGCCGAGAAGCGCGGCACCTCCAAGAGCCGGGCCAAGGAGATCGCGGCCCGCACGGTGAACAAGGAACGGGCCCGCTCGGGCGAGTCGAAGACGGCGAGCAAGACCTCGACCAAGGACAAGAAGTCGGCGTCCCAACGCGGCGGCGAGCGCTCCCACAGCGGTGCGCAGGGCCCCACGAAGGACCAGCTGTACGCGGAAGCGAAGAAGCGCGGGATCAACGGCCGCTCCTCGATGAACAAGCAGGAGCTGGCCAAGGCCCTCGGCCGCTGA
- a CDS encoding TIGR03557 family F420-dependent LLM class oxidoreductase: MQVGYKLAAEAFGPAELVRQAVRAERAGFDFVEISDHYHPWLDNQGHSPFAWTVLGSIAAKTSTIGLATGVTCPTVRYHPAIIAQAAATLALLSEGRFVLGVGSGERLNEHVVGPGFPETVPPRHAMLREALEIIRLLWDGGYRSYEGKYLQLADARVFDLPEEPPLIAVAASGPPSARIAAELGDGLFATEAKQQITRHYRDAGGTGPRYAEVPMAWAPDENTAAEAALRTSRWALTGWKVMSELPNPVNFDAATSTVRAEDILEKFACGPDPARYVEAAQPFVDAGFDRLVMQNAGPDPDGFIDFYESELDARIRKLKPTGTQF; encoded by the coding sequence GTGCAGGTGGGATACAAGCTGGCCGCGGAGGCGTTCGGACCGGCGGAGCTGGTGCGTCAGGCCGTGAGGGCCGAGCGGGCGGGCTTCGATTTCGTCGAGATCAGCGATCACTATCATCCGTGGCTCGACAACCAGGGTCATTCGCCGTTCGCGTGGACGGTACTGGGGAGCATCGCGGCCAAGACCTCCACGATCGGGTTGGCGACCGGCGTGACGTGCCCGACCGTCCGCTACCACCCCGCGATCATCGCCCAGGCCGCCGCCACGTTGGCCTTGTTGTCCGAGGGGCGCTTCGTCCTCGGTGTCGGGTCGGGTGAACGTCTCAACGAGCACGTCGTGGGCCCCGGCTTTCCGGAGACGGTGCCCCCTCGGCACGCCATGCTCAGGGAGGCGCTGGAGATCATCCGGTTGCTGTGGGACGGGGGATACCGGTCCTACGAAGGCAAGTACCTTCAGCTGGCCGACGCCCGGGTGTTCGATCTGCCGGAGGAGCCGCCTCTGATCGCGGTCGCCGCGAGCGGCCCGCCCTCGGCGCGCATCGCGGCGGAACTGGGCGACGGCCTGTTCGCCACGGAGGCCAAGCAGCAGATCACGCGGCACTACCGCGACGCCGGAGGCACCGGCCCCCGCTACGCGGAGGTACCGATGGCCTGGGCACCCGACGAGAACACCGCCGCCGAGGCCGCCCTCCGGACCTCCCGGTGGGCGCTGACCGGGTGGAAGGTGATGAGCGAGCTGCCCAACCCCGTCAACTTCGATGCCGCGACCTCGACCGTGCGCGCGGAGGACATCCTGGAGAAGTTCGCCTGCGGTCCGGACCCGGCCCGGTACGTCGAGGCGGCCCAGCCGTTCGTCGATGCGGGCTTCGACAGGCTGGTCATGCAGAACGCCGGGCCCGACCCCGACGGATTCATCGACTTCTACGAGAGCGAACTCGACGCGCGCATCCGGAAGTTGAAACCGACCGGTACGCAATTCTGA
- a CDS encoding VOC family protein, producing MLRLGIPVIGVANLPRAVAFWTAALDLVAAEEWRSPTWRTLHHADGSGRALGLMSSASPPEHRPRLHLDLFTDTTGEQRAEVRRLISLGARTVEWDFYPPEPDFVVLADPDDNLFCVVDLSRAPSGSGGPRP from the coding sequence ATGCTCAGGCTCGGAATTCCCGTCATCGGCGTCGCGAACCTGCCCCGCGCCGTGGCCTTCTGGACCGCCGCGTTGGATCTGGTCGCTGCCGAGGAGTGGCGGAGTCCGACGTGGCGGACCCTCCACCATGCCGACGGTTCGGGCCGGGCCCTTGGCCTGATGTCGAGTGCGTCCCCGCCTGAGCACCGGCCGCGTCTGCACCTGGACCTGTTCACCGACACCACAGGTGAACAGCGTGCCGAGGTCCGCCGACTGATCAGCCTGGGCGCCCGGACGGTCGAGTGGGATTTCTACCCTCCCGAGCCCGACTTCGTCGTACTCGCCGATCCGGACGACAACCTGTTCTGCGTCGTCGACCTGAGCCGTGCGCCCAGCGGCAGCGGTGGCCCGCGCCCCTGA
- a CDS encoding SigB/SigF/SigG family RNA polymerase sigma factor: MPNRHSHDDAPDTLQTFRYLADTPEGPERDVLVEELVEAWLPMAHRLALRFRNKGESLDDLKQVAALGLVKAVERFEPERGAFESYAVPTITGELRRHFRDHGWDVRVPRRVKDLRNKVRSARRELLDQPGHGSEPTMEDIAARAGLSLEEVRHGMEAMDSYSTLSLDAETSSATGGFSLADTLGKPEAAYDLIADREAAKEGLRTLPEREREILYLRYFEDMTQASIAEKVGCSQMHVSRLITRSCAQVREHALQGVDAYPQAA, translated from the coding sequence ATGCCTAATCGCCATTCGCACGACGACGCCCCTGACACCCTGCAGACGTTCCGGTACCTCGCGGACACGCCTGAAGGACCCGAGCGGGATGTGCTGGTGGAAGAGCTGGTGGAGGCGTGGCTGCCGATGGCACACCGGCTGGCCCTGCGCTTCCGCAACAAGGGCGAGAGCCTGGACGACTTGAAGCAGGTCGCCGCTCTGGGCCTGGTGAAGGCGGTCGAACGCTTCGAGCCCGAGCGCGGCGCGTTCGAATCGTACGCGGTGCCCACCATCACCGGTGAGTTGCGCAGGCACTTCCGTGATCACGGCTGGGACGTCCGTGTCCCGCGCCGCGTCAAGGACCTGCGCAACAAGGTCCGTTCCGCGCGCCGTGAGCTGCTCGACCAACCCGGTCACGGGAGTGAACCCACCATGGAAGACATCGCGGCGCGGGCCGGGCTGTCCCTGGAGGAGGTCCGCCACGGCATGGAAGCGATGGACAGCTACAGCACTCTGTCCCTGGACGCCGAGACGAGCTCGGCCACAGGGGGGTTCAGCCTCGCCGACACCCTCGGCAAGCCGGAGGCGGCCTACGACCTGATCGCTGACCGGGAAGCCGCCAAGGAGGGACTGCGCACGCTCCCTGAGCGCGAGCGCGAGATCCTCTACCTGCGCTACTTCGAGGACATGACCCAGGCCAGCATCGCGGAGAAGGTCGGCTGCTCCCAGATGCATGTCTCCCGCCTGATCACGCGCAGCTGTGCGCAGGTCCGCGAGCATGCCCTCCAGGGCGTCGACGCGTATCCGCAAGCTGCCTGA
- a CDS encoding CBS domain-containing protein, with protein MTTAREIMTGGAQCVGAHETALAAARKLKDLQVGALPICGDDNRLIGVVTDRDIVVKVLGAGLDPGEVETGTLAQGEAVTIGADDDTDEIFATMTRHKVRRLPVIDGNALVGMVALADTARALKDPEAGRLIEALSTD; from the coding sequence ATGACTACGGCACGAGAGATCATGACCGGCGGCGCGCAGTGCGTCGGGGCACACGAGACCGCCCTTGCGGCAGCGCGCAAACTGAAGGACCTCCAGGTCGGCGCGCTGCCCATCTGCGGTGACGACAACCGTCTCATCGGCGTGGTCACCGACCGCGACATCGTGGTCAAGGTCCTCGGCGCAGGACTCGACCCCGGCGAAGTCGAGACCGGCACCCTTGCGCAGGGAGAAGCCGTCACCATCGGCGCGGACGACGACACGGACGAGATCTTCGCCACCATGACCCGGCACAAGGTCCGCCGACTGCCCGTCATCGACGGCAACGCCCTGGTCGGCATGGTCGCCCTCGCCGACACCGCCCGTGCCCTGAAGGATCCGGAGGCAGGACGGCTGATCGAAGCCCTGTCCACCGATTGA
- a CDS encoding ANTAR domain-containing protein yields the protein MSDHEETAKTAETVARLEEEVDHLRKAVDSHATVDQAIGIVVALGQVTPEQGWDVLQEVSQHTNIKLRSIADLIVTWGQNGELPAEVQAELGASLARRSEGPPSEGPPSAGSPA from the coding sequence GTGAGTGATCATGAAGAGACAGCGAAGACCGCAGAGACCGTCGCTCGACTCGAGGAAGAGGTCGATCACTTGAGGAAGGCCGTAGATTCTCACGCCACGGTCGACCAAGCGATCGGCATCGTCGTCGCCCTGGGACAAGTCACCCCCGAACAGGGGTGGGATGTTCTGCAAGAGGTGTCGCAGCACACCAACATCAAGCTCCGCTCCATCGCGGACCTCATCGTGACGTGGGGCCAGAACGGGGAACTCCCCGCTGAAGTACAGGCCGAGCTCGGTGCGAGTCTGGCTCGGCGCTCGGAAGGCCCTCCATCGGAAGGCCCCCCATCGGCGGGTTCTCCCGCCTGA